One genomic segment of Salvelinus sp. IW2-2015 unplaced genomic scaffold, ASM291031v2 Un_scaffold16469, whole genome shotgun sequence includes these proteins:
- the ppp1r27b gene encoding protein phosphatase 1 regulatory subunit 27b, whose translation MKYYQXPVCQSMGIKAYGPKESSSSSCTHSSPQIKPVRSVHFPNDIVFQDYVRQGELDRIGLFIRKRRVSLETIYHSGMAAIHEAVLSGNLECVKLLVKHGADIHQRDEEGWTPLHMACRDGFPDIAKYLLSIGADPQAENECGETPADLIDPECTGIRELQGLLGVEDD comes from the exons ATGAAGTACTACCAGGASCCAGTCTGCCAGTCCATGGGCATCAAGGCTTATGGCCCTAAGGAATCCAGCAGCTCTTCTTGCACCCACTCTTCTCCACAGATCAAACCAGTCCGCAGCGTCCACTTCCCCAACGACATTGTGTTCCAGGACTACGTCCGGCAGGGCGAGCTGGACAGGATCGGACTCTTCATCAGAAAGAGGAGGGTCAGCTTGGAAACCATCTACCACTCTG GTATGGCAGCGATCCATGAGGCTGTCCTCTCTGGGAACCTGGAGTGTGTGAAGCTGCTGGTGAAGCACGGAGCAGACATCCACCAGAGAGACGAGGAGGGCTGGACACCTCTCCACATGGCCTGCAGRGACGGATTCCCTGACATTGCCAA GTACCTGCTTTCTATTGGCGCCGACCCTCAGGCGGAAAACGAGTGTGGGGAGACACCTGCCGATCTCATCGACCCAGAGTGCACGGGGATTCGGGAGCTGCAAGGGCTGCTTGGGGTGGAGGACGACtga
- the p4hb gene encoding protein disulfide-isomerase: MFKFFLLCTLVVASRADIGEEDGVLVLKKSNFEEALKAHPNILVEFYAPWCGHCKALVPEYAKAASMLKAEGSEIRLAKVDATEEADLAQEYGVRGYPTIKFFKGGDKESPKEYSAGRQADDIVNWLKKRTGPAATTLGEVAEVESMIADNEVAVIGFFKDAXSEGAKAFLKAAEAVDDVPFGITSNDXVFSKYEVSKDGVVLFKKFDEGRNTFDGELSKADLLAFIKANQLPLVIEFTEQTAPKIFGGEIKSHILMFVPKTAADFXDKMAEFKKASEGFKGKILFIFIDSEVDDNQRILEFFGLKKEECPAIRLITLEDEMTKYRPKSEAITADNIIAFCTLFTEGKLKPHLMSQDIPEDWDKNPVRVLVGKNFEEVVFDPKKNVFVEFYAPWCGHCKQLDPIWTKLGEEYQDRADIVVAKMDSTANEIETVKVHSFPTLKFFPAGDEHTVVDYNGERTLEGFTKFLESGGKDGGAPAGEEGEEDEGIDDMEDLDEQDSDSDGDGDDHDEL, encoded by the exons ATGTTTAAGTTTTTCCTACTCTGCACACTGGTGGTGGCAAGCCGGGCTGATATCGGCGAAGAAGATGGTGTTCTGGTGCTGAAGAAAAGTAATTTCGAGGAGGCTTTGAAAGCTCACCCAAACATCCTAGTTGAATTCT ATGCCCCGTGGTGCGGCCACTGCAAGGCCCTGGTCCCGGAGTATGCCAAAGCTGCCAGCATGCTGAAGGCAGAGGGCTCAGAGATCCGCCTGGCCAAGGTGGACGCCACAGAGGAGGCAGACCTGGCCCAGGAGTACGGTGTCCGCGGGTACCCTACCATCAAGTTCTTCAAGGGGGGAGACAAGGAGTCGCCCAAAGAGTACTCTG CTGGCAGACAGGCTGATGACATCGTCAACTGGCTGAAGAAGCGTACTGGACCAGCCGCCACCACCCTGGGGGAGGTCGCCGAGGTGGAGTCCATGATCGCCGACAACGAGGTAGCAGTCATCGGCTTCTTCAAG GACGCCGAMTCTGAGGGWGCCAAGGCTTTCCTGAAGGCTGCGGAGGCCGTCGATGACGTTCCGTTCGGCATCACCTCCAACGACYCCGTCTTCTCCAAGTACGAGGTGTCCAAGGATGGAGTCGTCCTCTTCAAGAAG TTCGATGAGGGTCGTAACACCTTTGACGGAGAGCTGAGCAAGGCTGACCTGCTAGCCTTCATCAAGGCCAACCAGCTGCCCCTGGTCATCGAGTTCACCGAGCAG ACCGCCCCCAAGATCTTCGGAGGAGAAATCAAGTCTCACATCCTCATGTTCGTGCCCAAGACTGCCGCCGACTTCGYCGACAAAATGGCCGAGTTCAAGAAAGCATCAGAGGGATTCAAGGGCAAG aTCCTGTTCATCTTCATCGACAGCGAGGTGGACGACAACCAGCGCATCCTGGAGTTCTTCGGGCTGAAGAAGGAGGAGTGCCCTGCCATCCGCCTCATCACCCTGGAGGACGAGATGACCAAGTACAGGCCCAAGAGCGAGGCCATCACCGCCGACAACATCATCGCCTTCTGCACACTCTTCACCGAGGGAAAACTCAAG CCCCACCTCATGAGCCAGGACATCCCTGAAGACTGGGACAAGAACCCCGTCAGAGTCCTGGTCGGCAAGAACTTTGAGGAGGTCGTCTTCGACCCCAAAAAGAACGTCTTCGTTGAGTTTT ATGCACCCTGGTGCGGCCACTGCAAACAGCTTGACCCCATCTGGACCAAACTGGGAGAGGAGTACCAGGACAGAGCCGATATCGTCGTGGCCAAGATGGACTCCACAGCCAATGAGATCGAGACAGTCAAAGTACACAGCTTCCCCACGCTCAAGTTCTTCCCTGCAGGCGACGAGCACACG GTGGTCGACTACAATGGTGAGAGGACACTGGAGGGCTTCACCAAGTTCCTGGAGAGCGGAGGCAAGGATGGCGGAGCACCGgctggagaggaaggggaggaggatgaggggattGAT gaTATGGAAGACCTGGACGAACAGGACAGTGATTCCGACGGCGACGGCGACGACCATGACGAGTTATAA